From Mycobacterium colombiense CECT 3035:
GAGATCGGCCACCGGATCCGGATCAGCGTCGTCGGTGCGCCGCGGCCACTCGGCCACCAGCACCGAGGCCGGGGCGTCCTGGGCGTGGTGTCGCAGGAAGCTGGCGTTTACATCGAACTGTTCGACGAGCTGCGCGAGGACCTTTTCGCTGACCTGGGTCGCGGTGGACGCCGTGGCCTCCATCAACTGGGTGGCGACGGAGGTGACCACCAGGTCCAGGCTGCGCGGCACGGGTCCTCCGATACGGGCACCTACGGCGACCCTTCCGATCACCCATCGAAGGGGTCCGATAGTTCGCTCGGTTGCTAGCTGGTCGAACGTCGAACCGCGCGGCGACGCGGCCGAAATCCGTCTGGAAACGGTATCACGCACGGCCCCGGGGATCAGGCGTTACGACAAGGCGCCGGCCGGCGCCGCGACGCGACCGCTCACTGAGCGTTTGCTGAGGCCGCGTCGCTCGGAATGTCAAGCGTGGCAATCGGGTACAGCCCGGAGCCGTCGCGGCCGTCCCGCGCCAGGGCCATCGGGGCGTAGTTCACCACGTGCGAGGCGCCCGGGATGTGCTGTTGCCAGTCGACCGAGGCGCGCAGCGTGTAGTGGCCGGGCGCCAGGCCGGAGACGTCCACGTGCACCGACTCGCTGGCCGACTCCGCGACCGGCTCCTCGCGCGACTGGCTGGATTCGTCGTGGACCAACGTCTTGAGGTTGACGGTCGCAGGCAGGCTGCGAACCACCGCGCCCGAGAAGTCCACCAGCTTGTAGCCGGGCGCCCAGCGCTCGGTGGCCGCCGCCGAGCCGTAGTTGGTCCAGTCCACCGAGATCGTCGCGACTTTGCCCTGGATCGACTGCGATCCGGGCTTCGCCTCCACCGAATACCGGTAGCCGGCGGAGGTGTTGGCCTGGCTCCACAGCTGAAACAGCTTGGGGTCCATCGCCGACGTCGCATCGCGGTCCGGGAAGTCGGCGCTCGACGTCATCGACACGTGATACCGGATGACGTCGTGCAGGCCCTTCTCGTAATACGACCGGGCATCGGCTCCGCTCGGCAATCGGCACCACTGACTGATCACCAGCGCGGTCATCAGCCGCTGCTTGATCGCGTTGACCACCGCGTCGTTGGACCGCACGTAGTGCGAGTCGTTGGCCTCGGCCCATTCCGGCAGTGGCGACTGCACGCCGAGGCAGTCGGCGCGGATGCCGACCGGGGCCGCCAATTTCTTGCTGACGTCGTCGGCGAACAGCTGGCGGACGATCTCCGGGTTCTGCGGAGCCACCACCAGCTGGGTGTGCGGGAAGGCGTTGGTGTTGGCCGCGACCAGCTGCGCGATGGAGGCCTTGGTGATGCTCTGGTCGCGGAATTGGCTGTAATAGCCCAGCTTTGCCGCGCTGTCGTCGGGGGTGGGCCCCGGCGCGCTCAGCGAATCACGCAGGTATGGAAGCTGGTTCTGCCCGAAGTCCCCGTACCCGGAGAACTCGAACACGGCCAGGCGCTCGTCGCCGTCGTAGCGGCGGCCGAGCGCGGCCAGCAGCTGGCCGACGCCGGTGAGGTAGTCGGGGTCGTTGAAGTTCGGCACCACCTGGGTGACGCCTGGGGCGGAACCGTTCGGCGGCGCCGGGTAGCTGGCGGCCGACGGGCGCAGCCAGTCCGGGATCGCGATGTTCGTGTTGTCGGCGTAGGAGTCGTTGCAGCAGGACTTGTAGACGTACACGCCCAGGGTGAGGCGCATGTTGCGGCTGCCGAGCTTGGCCAGCGCGTCGTCGATGGCGCTGAAATCGAACTTGCGGTCATCAGGTGCGTCCGGGGGCAGCGTGCGCGGGTCGACGGGCTGCAACTGCCGCCACGAGACCCGCAGGCTGGCGTCGTACGACGCCGGCCAGGCGGAGTATCGCTGCTGCGCCGAATTACCTTGCGGGAAAAGCGGATTCAGCATCTCTTCGTACTGGCCCCGCAGCGGGTTGGGGATCTCCTGCGCGGTGGCCGGGATGGCCGGGCTGACCATCGCCGACAGCGGCCCGGGGTCGCTCTTACCGCCGCAGCCGCTCAGCAGCACCGCCGCGCACACGACAGCGGCCAGCGCGCGCTTCCTCGATGAGCACACCATGCGACGTCAGATCGCGCCCGACGACAGCGGCCCGCGCCGGGTCCGCGACCGTGCCGACGCCGGTGCGGCGCCCGGCCCGGCCAAAGCGGTCATCGTCGTCAAGGTTGCTTCTCCCAATACACACCGATGCGCCCCGAAGTGGCCCCATATTTCGCGCGTTCCAGTGGTGCGTGCAGGCGGCCCGGGGCAGGCCACGAATTGGCGTAGCGCAGCGTATCACGCGCGTTTCGGAACGGCTTCGCCGCAGCTCAGCGGGGGTAGACGCGGCAAATCGGCCCGCGGCGGCCGGCGCCACGCAGTGAGACGGGTCACAATTGCCGGCGAGCATGTCACGCTCGGCGGGTCTGCGGTGTCTCAAGGGCACAGGTCCTGACGAAAAGGAGACAGCCATGAAGGCCCCCGAAAGAACCCACGTCGTTGTTGTCGGCGCCGGATACGCCGGAACGCTGGCGGCCAACCGTCTGCGCCAGCGCCCGGACATCGACATCACGGTGGTGAACCCGCGACCGGTCTTCGTCGAGCGAATCCGCCTGCACCAGTTGGTTGCCGACACCGGCGCGGCGACCGCCGACTACGCGACGCTGCTCGGCGAGGGGATCCAGCTGGTGGTCGACTCCGTCGATCACATCGACACCGCCGCACGGCGGGTCGCGCTGGCCTCCGGCGCCGAGCTGACCTACGACTACCTGATTTACGCCGTGGGAAGCACCGGCGCCACGGCCTCGACAGTGCCCGGCTACGCCGAGTTCGCGCATTCGGTCTCCGACCTGGAAAGCGCGCAGCGGCTGCACTACGCGCTCACCGACCTGCCGCTGCCCGCGGCCATCACCGTGGTCGGCGGCGGGCTGACCGGCATCGAGACGGCCGCCGAGCTCGCCGAGGGCGGGCGCCCGGTGACACTGGTCTGCGGCCCGGTGCTCGGTCCGTCGCTGAGCAAGCGGGGCCGGCGCTCGGTGGCCAAGCGGCTGCGGCGACTGGGCGTCAACGTGCTGGAGTCCGTGGCGGTGGCCGAGGTGCGCTGGGACGAGGTGGTGCTGACCGACGGCGTGGTGCTGCCCAGTGCGGCGACCATCTGGACGGCCGGATTCGCCGTGCCGGATTTGGCGGCGCGCAGCGGGCTGCACACCGACCCGATGGGCCGGCTGCTCACCGACGAGACCCTCACCAGCATCGACGACGAGCGCGTCGTCGCCGCGGGTGACGCCGCCGCGCCGTCCGGCCAGCCGTTGCGGATGAGCTGCCAGGCCGCCGGCCCGATGGGCGCCCAGGCAGCCAACACCGTGCTCGCCCGCATCGCCGGCGACACCCCCGCGGCGCTGAGCCAGGCGTTCGTCGGGCAGTGCATCAGCCTGGGCCGCACGCACGCCACGTTCCAGATGGCCCGCACGGACGACACCCCGGTGAACATGTACCTGGGCGGCCGGGCGGCGGCTTCGCTCAAGGAAACGATCTGCAAGGGCACGGTGTGGTCGATCCGGCGGGAGGCGGCCAAGCCCGGTTCGTATCGCTGGATCAAGGGCGGCAAGCGGCCCGCGCAGTCCCCGGTCGACGAGGAGGTCGCCGCGCGATGACGCAGGCGCCGACCGGCAGCGAGCACGCCGAACGGTTCACCCTGCTGCGGCCACTGCTGTTCACCATCGCCTACGAGATGCTGGGCTCGGCCACCGAGGCCGACGACGTCTTGCAGGACAGCTATCTGCGGTGGGCGGCGGTCGACTTGGCGACGGTGCGCGACACCAAGTCGTATCTGGCCCAGCTGGTCACCCGTCAGGCGCTGAACTCGCTGCGGGCCGGCGCCCGCCGGCGCGAGGATTACGTGGGGCCGTGGCTGCCCGAGCCGCTGCTGCTCGAGGAGCAGGACCCCTCGGCCGATGTCGTTCTGGCGGAATCGATTTCGATGGCGATGCTGGTGTTGCTGGAGACGTTGAGCCCCGACGAGCGGGCGGTGTTCGTGCTGCGCGAGGTGTTCGGGTTCGACTACGCCGAGATCGCCGAGGCGGTGGGCAGGCCGGCGCCCACCGTGCGGCAGGTCGCGCACCGGGCCCGCGAGCACGTGCGGGCCCGGCGCAAGCGTTTCGACGCGGTGGACCCGGAACGCAACGCCGAGATCACCGCGCAGTTTCTGGCCACCGCGGCCGGCGGCGACGTGGAAGCGTTGATGACGATGCTCGCCCCGGACGCCACGTGGACGGCCGACAGCGGCGGCGTGGTGAGCGCCGCCCGCCGGCCGGTGGTCGGGGCCGAGAAGGTGGCCCGGGCGATCGCCGGGCTGATGCGCCGGGCGGCGGCCACGGGCGCGATGCGGGTGGACATGGTGACCTGCAACAGCGCCCCGGCGGTGCTGCTCTACCTCGGCGAACGGCTCGAGGGTGTGATCACGCTGGAGATCGCCGGGGACAAGATCACCAATTTCTATGTGATGCGCAACCCGCAGAAGCTGGCCGCACTGGCCAGCGCGCGCGACATCAGCCGCGGTTGAGCCCCGCGGCACCGCGGGTGCGAAACGCCGCCGCTCTGTCAAGCTAGGGCTGTGCGAATCGAGCCGCTCGGCGATCTTGGCGCCGCACCCCGGGTGCTGGGCGCTGTGGGTGACGCCACCCGCCGGCTCGGGCTGCCGCCGCCGGCCGCGCTCACCGGCGAGTGGTTCGGCGCCCTGGCGGTGATCGCGCCGAGCCTGTCGGTGCGCCCGGTGCACGCCGACGACGTGTTCGCGGTCGAGGCACCGCGGACGCCGGAGCCCCACGCGGTGGGCGGCGGCTGGATCGGTTACCTGTCCTACCCCGACCCCGGCGCCGGGGCGCCGCCCAACCGGATCCCCGAGGCCGCCGGCGGCTGGACCGACTGCGTCCTGCGCCGCGACCGCGACGGGCACTGGTGGTACGAGAGCCTGTCCGGCGCCCCGATGCCGGGGTGGCTCGCCACCGCGCTGGCCGCACCGCCGGCCGCGCCGCGCGAATGCCACATCGATTGGGGCGTCGCCGACCGGGCGGCGCATCGCGAGGGTGTGCTGGCCTGCCTGGAAGCGATCCGCGCCGGCGAGGTCTACCAGGCCTGCGTGTGCACGCAGTTCACCGGGACGGTCAGCGGCGCACCGCTCGACTTCTTCGTCGACGGCGTCGCGCGCACCTCCCCGGCCCGGGCGGCCTACGTCGCCGGAACCTGGGGTGCGGTGGCGTCGCTGTCGCCCGAGCTCTACCTGCGACGGCGCGGCACGGTCGTCACGTCCAGCCCGATCAAGGGCACGTTGCCGCTCGACGCCTGGCCGGCGGCGCTGCGGGCGTCGGCCAAAGACGTCGCCGAGAACATCATGATCGTCGACCTGGTCCGCAACGACCTCGGCCGGGTGGCGATCACCGGCACGGTGACCGTGCCCGAATTGCTGGTGGTGCGCCGCGCCCCGGGCGTGTGGCACCTGGTGTCCACGGTGTCCGCGAAGGTCCCCACCGACCTTCCGACGTCGGCGCTGCTGGACGCCACCTTCCCGCCGGCCTCGGTCACCGGGACACCCAAACACCGTGCCCGCCAACTGCTCTCGCAGTGGGAACCCAACAGTCGTGGAATATATTGCGGCACCATCGGATTGGCCTCCCCCGTGGCCGGCTGTGAGCTGAACGTCGCGATCCGCACCGTCGAATTCGACGCCGCGGGCGCCGCGGTGCTGGGCGTCGGCGGCGGCATCACCGCGGATTCCGACCCGGACGCCGAGTGGGCGGAATGCCTGCACAAGGCATCCCCGATCGTCGGGCTGCCGTCCATCGCCGCCGCGCCCCGGGCCGGCTGAGCGACGGGCCTCAGCCGCGTCGGGACTGCAGCACCGCCTCGTAGAGCTGGCGCGAGCGCACCCCCGGGTGGGCGGCGGCCACCTGCCCGCAGGCGTCCTTGCTGCGGGCGCCGGCCGCGACCAGCTCCTCGACCTCGGCGACCAGCGACGGCAGGTCGGCGCTCGGGGTGGCGCCGGCCAGCACCACGGTGATCTCACCGAGCACACCGTCGGCCGCCCAATCCGCCAGCTCGTCGAGCGACCCGCGCACCACCTCCTCGTGCACCTTGGTCAGCTCCCGGCAGACGGCCGCCCGGCGGGTGCCGCCGAGCCGCTCGACGGCGTCCTGCAGGCAGGCGGACAACCGGCGCGGCGATTCGAAGAACACGCAGGTTCGCCG
This genomic window contains:
- a CDS encoding NAD(P)/FAD-dependent oxidoreductase, whose translation is MKAPERTHVVVVGAGYAGTLAANRLRQRPDIDITVVNPRPVFVERIRLHQLVADTGAATADYATLLGEGIQLVVDSVDHIDTAARRVALASGAELTYDYLIYAVGSTGATASTVPGYAEFAHSVSDLESAQRLHYALTDLPLPAAITVVGGGLTGIETAAELAEGGRPVTLVCGPVLGPSLSKRGRRSVAKRLRRLGVNVLESVAVAEVRWDEVVLTDGVVLPSAATIWTAGFAVPDLAARSGLHTDPMGRLLTDETLTSIDDERVVAAGDAAAPSGQPLRMSCQAAGPMGAQAANTVLARIAGDTPAALSQAFVGQCISLGRTHATFQMARTDDTPVNMYLGGRAAASLKETICKGTVWSIRREAAKPGSYRWIKGGKRPAQSPVDEEVAAR
- a CDS encoding RNA polymerase sigma-70 factor → MTQAPTGSEHAERFTLLRPLLFTIAYEMLGSATEADDVLQDSYLRWAAVDLATVRDTKSYLAQLVTRQALNSLRAGARRREDYVGPWLPEPLLLEEQDPSADVVLAESISMAMLVLLETLSPDERAVFVLREVFGFDYAEIAEAVGRPAPTVRQVAHRAREHVRARRKRFDAVDPERNAEITAQFLATAAGGDVEALMTMLAPDATWTADSGGVVSAARRPVVGAEKVARAIAGLMRRAAATGAMRVDMVTCNSAPAVLLYLGERLEGVITLEIAGDKITNFYVMRNPQKLAALASARDISRG
- a CDS encoding aminodeoxychorismate synthase component I, which codes for MRIEPLGDLGAAPRVLGAVGDATRRLGLPPPAALTGEWFGALAVIAPSLSVRPVHADDVFAVEAPRTPEPHAVGGGWIGYLSYPDPGAGAPPNRIPEAAGGWTDCVLRRDRDGHWWYESLSGAPMPGWLATALAAPPAAPRECHIDWGVADRAAHREGVLACLEAIRAGEVYQACVCTQFTGTVSGAPLDFFVDGVARTSPARAAYVAGTWGAVASLSPELYLRRRGTVVTSSPIKGTLPLDAWPAALRASAKDVAENIMIVDLVRNDLGRVAITGTVTVPELLVVRRAPGVWHLVSTVSAKVPTDLPTSALLDATFPPASVTGTPKHRARQLLSQWEPNSRGIYCGTIGLASPVAGCELNVAIRTVEFDAAGAAVLGVGGGITADSDPDAEWAECLHKASPIVGLPSIAAAPRAG